The Peribacillus simplex genome contains the following window.
TCGGTCCGAAGATTTCCATAACCGGGAGTTTACTCACTTTCCATCCACTCCCGTCTGGCTTCGGCATAGCTTGTCGGCGTTTCGTATAGTCGAACGAATTCGACCCTAGCACCCTCATATTCCTTTAATGAAAGGGCTTCGGCCATTTTTTCATAAATCCAGACAACCATATTTTCAGCCGTAGTGTTCATGAGCGGCAAGGTTTCATTCAAATAACGATGATCAAGGTGGATTTCGATTTCATTTTTCCATATATCCTTGATGTCCCCGAAATCTATCATCAAACCGCGTGAATCCGTATACCCGCTCAATCCGAAAATGACCTTATACGTATGGCCATGCAAGTTCTTGCATTTTCCTTCATAGTCATGTAGATGGTGTGCTGCGTCAAAGGTAAATTCCTTACTGACCATGACCCTTTTAGTTGTATATTTCAATTGGCTGCGCTGAATATCTTGATCTATTTTTTGGAGTTTATCTACTATAGTAAAACCGTACATCACGAAAGCACCTTCCGTCTGCTTACATAGTCATCCAATCCTTTTTTCCGCAACTTACATGCCGGACAATCTCCACAGCCGTCTGATATGATTCCGTTATAGCAAGTCAGGGTCTTTTCGCGGACAAAGTCGAACGCGCCAAGCTGATCGGCAAGCTCCCATGTTTCCTCTTTATTAAGCCACATAAGCGGCGTATCAATCACGAATGACTGGTCCATCGACAAGTTCAAGGTCACATTCAACGATTTAATGAATACATCCCGGCAGTCCGGATATCCGCTGAAATCCGTTTCACAGACACCGGTGACAATATGTTTAGCGCCAATCTGACTGGCCAACACTCCGGCAAACGATAGGAACAGTAAATTCCGCCCTGGTACGAACGTCGACGGCAATTCCCCGTCTTCCCCGTCCTCCACTGCAATGTCACTTCTCGTCAAAGCATTCG
Protein-coding sequences here:
- the queD gene encoding 6-carboxytetrahydropterin synthase QueD, whose product is MYGFTIVDKLQKIDQDIQRSQLKYTTKRVMVSKEFTFDAAHHLHDYEGKCKNLHGHTYKVIFGLSGYTDSRGLMIDFGDIKDIWKNEIEIHLDHRYLNETLPLMNTTAENMVVWIYEKMAEALSLKEYEGARVEFVRLYETPTSYAEARREWMESE
- the queC gene encoding 7-cyano-7-deazaguanine synthase QueC, whose product is MKKKEKAVVVFSGGQDSTTCLFWAMERYEEVEAVTFDYNQRHSLEIECAQEIAKELGVNHHILDMSLLNQLAPNALTRSDIAVEDGEDGELPSTFVPGRNLLFLSFAGVLASQIGAKHIVTGVCETDFSGYPDCRDVFIKSLNVTLNLSMDQSFVIDTPLMWLNKEETWELADQLGAFDFVREKTLTCYNGIISDGCGDCPACKLRKKGLDDYVSRRKVLS